From a single Chlamydia ibidis 10-1398/6 genomic region:
- a CDS encoding autotransporter domain-containing protein: MITKKENKLQNSTFSRSVMFSILVGIGVSSHICGFGGSELVSESSPYAFSSPKAGFFYDKKKKDTESIVPKDIKDKKEVCDLSNSFVLKENNSCQIEIVSQGGVGSSSDLSGYQSLVHRTTLFQILGKLLWKDIDAAHVMNLDENLLGKKYPSIQKGEQGLAFCYIPKDDPKKNESSSCFVGVALWGGEPNAELSFQNLSTSQSGSAVYSSSGVFFENFKKGLSFENCTSGKSGGAIAGADITIRECSNLNFSGSKTNLALEKVSQEDFSQGGGAIVGVCSIAENAKDVLSGSVKIIGNIGENTFQGNHADKANGGAISAENVSLSSNLGSLLFKSNQALSGGAISSRMISIAENTATIEFSKNSSLLDFDPGMFVGGGALAARGIISLRNNSDMHFLNNSSQGCGGAILCKDIVISEQVGEQTFKENTSQSYGGAVCANNSATIKDNFGSILFKDNKSSLGGGAIYSGDLSKDVRSDDDHSGVVELVGNSGTISFIKNAYTSIPSPTADEDIVFGGGAIFGRSIAITRNTGITSLEGNTATSYNCVNVLGGGGICGSDNVTIANNFGTVRFTYNKLELSPEACVRNSAEEEISLDKSDADLLHSSVNACTPKTEPTPVTHPSSNELSEQRQSTLGTVISGTYGGGAIFSKNVDISGNMGKVYFSDNSVILVEGIKNNCLSSGGGALYGSNNVKISDNKDIAFTNNYASGEKMCGGAILGSEVNISSNHNTEFSRNIAKLSGGAVCASEAPISVSNNMGDVLFSFNSTNGVGGALSSPKSSVYIIDNHADVVFKDNLAVGELYYSDRLEESHDRIAFSSGGGAILAGKTVSIEGNEKNVLFMNNFSEGFGGAILTGYLVGDDNSSRSISDEGTLVRIAGNKGNVVFSGNSVSISQAPMNSSCGGGAIHTQNLLVTDNLGSVMFYNNVARNGGAIKISEHGTVSVRAKGGDVVFSGNTNGLRESDAIYLAGTSSLIQELSAEKGHSVRIEDAINYESLTLRSSEAQGTSLLDNPTLVFNSKSSGNHLGSVCFSEHTSKIPQVAVLEQGVLSLSNGAQLWLAGFKQQRGSELLLSAGTTFRIMDLRDTPKVHISSSSVDKTGLHAVTIEPKKDGFDPELLLDINTVEIDLSSFVGDTENKQPLPPTIVVPKGTKIGSGSLNLVLVDTGGIGYENHELLNCERNIPLISFQSVSGSSEMPMNDPELEKIDVQVSVPPITSNTYGHSGVWSEAEVVNGRLVIGWKPTGYHLNPEKSGSLVLNTLWGQCGDLRSLKHQQLLHNVTAQRMEFDYSTNLWGAGIGSFINCANICDIDGFTHRSGGYAVGLDTQLIEDFLIGGSFSQFFGYTDSQSYTSRSDQIGYLGSGYIGILAGRWFLKGSLIYSNVQNNLSTRYESLGKSSASWESHGVLADARVDYRYLLNPRKFVSSIVSAFVPFAEVEYIYVDLPEIREVGSESRSFSSGRLQNISVPVGITLEHSYARGQRSEVNSLSLSYALDVYRRQPPVVVSLPTASYSWAGVASDVSRKICRAQFSNDTEWNSYFSTYLGFTYEWREHSVSYDVNGGIRLIF, from the coding sequence ATGATCACGAAAAAAGAAAATAAGTTGCAAAATTCAACATTTTCTCGTTCCGTAATGTTTTCCATACTAGTTGGCATAGGAGTTTCATCACATATTTGTGGGTTTGGTGGATCAGAACTGGTCTCAGAATCGTCTCCATATGCATTTTCTTCTCCTAAAGCCGGTTTTTTCTATGATAAGAAGAAGAAAGATACCGAATCTATTGTTCCCAAAGATATAAAGGATAAAAAGGAAGTATGCGATTTATCGAATAGTTTTGTATTGAAAGAAAATAATTCTTGCCAGATTGAAATAGTTTCTCAAGGAGGTGTGGGGAGCAGTAGTGATTTGTCAGGATATCAAAGTTTAGTACATAGAACTACATTATTTCAGATCTTAGGTAAATTGCTCTGGAAAGATATTGACGCAGCCCATGTTATGAATTTAGATGAAAATCTTCTAGGTAAGAAATATCCTTCTATTCAGAAAGGGGAACAGGGGCTTGCTTTTTGTTATATTCCTAAGGATGATCCTAAAAAAAATGAATCATCTAGTTGTTTTGTTGGTGTAGCATTATGGGGAGGCGAACCCAATGCTGAGTTATCTTTCCAAAATCTTAGTACTTCCCAATCTGGCTCGGCAGTGTATTCTTCCTCAGGTGTATTTTTTGAGAATTTTAAGAAAGGTTTGTCTTTTGAGAATTGTACTTCTGGTAAATCTGGTGGGGCTATTGCAGGTGCTGATATTACTATCAGGGAGTGTAGCAATTTAAATTTTTCGGGATCTAAAACTAATTTGGCACTTGAGAAAGTTAGTCAAGAGGATTTCTCTCAGGGAGGCGGAGCAATTGTCGGAGTATGTTCTATTGCTGAGAATGCTAAGGATGTACTTTCTGGCAGTGTTAAAATTATTGGAAACATAGGTGAAAATACTTTCCAGGGTAACCATGCCGACAAGGCAAATGGTGGGGCAATATCAGCAGAGAACGTTTCACTTTCTTCTAACTTAGGTTCATTATTATTTAAGTCCAATCAGGCTTTATCAGGGGGGGCAATATCTTCTCGGATGATCTCTATTGCTGAAAATACAGCGACTATTGAGTTTTCTAAGAACAGCTCTTTATTAGATTTTGATCCAGGCATGTTTGTTGGAGGAGGAGCATTAGCAGCTAGAGGAATTATCTCTTTAAGAAATAATTCTGATATGCATTTCTTGAATAACAGCTCTCAAGGATGTGGAGGTGCGATTCTTTGCAAAGATATTGTCATTTCTGAACAAGTTGGAGAACAGACTTTTAAGGAAAACACTTCTCAAAGTTATGGTGGGGCTGTATGCGCTAACAATAGTGCGACTATTAAAGATAATTTTGGATCTATCCTATTTAAGGATAATAAGTCTTCTCTTGGTGGTGGTGCCATTTATAGTGGAGATTTGTCCAAAGATGTTAGAAGTGATGATGATCATTCAGGAGTTGTGGAACTTGTAGGTAATTCTGGAACTATCTCCTTTATAAAGAATGCTTACACATCTATACCTTCTCCCACTGCAGATGAGGATATTGTTTTCGGTGGAGGTGCTATTTTTGGTAGGTCTATAGCAATTACTCGCAATACCGGTATTACTTCTCTAGAAGGTAATACAGCTACCTCCTATAACTGTGTTAATGTACTTGGAGGTGGAGGAATTTGTGGAAGCGACAATGTTACTATTGCAAATAACTTTGGAACAGTACGCTTTACTTATAATAAGTTAGAGCTATCGCCTGAAGCGTGTGTTCGTAACTCCGCAGAGGAGGAAATCTCCTTAGATAAATCTGATGCTGATCTTCTTCATTCTTCCGTTAATGCATGCACTCCTAAGACGGAGCCCACGCCAGTAACGCATCCTTCTTCTAATGAACTATCTGAACAAAGGCAATCTACTTTAGGCACGGTAATTTCTGGAACTTATGGAGGGGGAGCTATTTTTTCCAAAAATGTTGATATTTCGGGCAACATGGGAAAAGTTTACTTTTCGGATAATAGTGTAATTCTCGTGGAAGGTATCAAGAACAATTGTTTATCTTCTGGAGGAGGAGCACTATACGGATCAAACAATGTTAAAATATCAGATAACAAAGATATCGCCTTCACTAATAACTATGCTTCTGGAGAGAAGATGTGTGGAGGTGCGATTCTTGGATCTGAAGTAAACATATCCAGTAACCATAACACAGAATTTTCTCGTAACATTGCAAAACTATCTGGCGGGGCTGTGTGTGCTTCAGAGGCCCCCATCTCTGTCAGTAATAACATGGGTGATGTGCTGTTTTCCTTTAATAGTACGAATGGTGTAGGAGGAGCCCTATCGTCTCCTAAATCTTCTGTATATATTATCGATAATCATGCAGATGTCGTTTTCAAGGACAATTTAGCTGTTGGTGAATTATATTATAGTGATCGTTTAGAAGAGTCACATGATCGCATAGCATTTTCTTCTGGAGGAGGAGCAATTCTTGCAGGGAAAACGGTCTCTATTGAAGGAAATGAAAAAAATGTCCTTTTTATGAACAATTTTTCAGAAGGGTTCGGAGGTGCGATCCTTACTGGGTATCTAGTTGGCGATGACAATTCATCCCGTTCAATTTCTGATGAAGGGACTTTAGTTAGGATTGCTGGGAACAAAGGTAATGTGGTCTTCTCCGGTAATTCTGTTTCTATTTCTCAAGCTCCTATGAATAGTTCGTGTGGTGGAGGTGCGATTCATACACAGAATCTATTAGTTACTGATAACTTGGGTTCTGTGATGTTCTACAATAATGTTGCTAGAAATGGTGGAGCAATTAAGATCTCTGAACATGGAACTGTTTCAGTCCGGGCGAAGGGAGGAGATGTAGTTTTCTCAGGGAATACTAACGGTTTGAGAGAATCTGATGCTATTTATCTAGCTGGTACGTCTTCACTCATTCAAGAATTATCCGCAGAAAAAGGTCACAGTGTCCGAATCGAAGATGCGATTAACTATGAATCACTGACGTTGCGGTCTAGTGAAGCTCAGGGCACGAGTCTTCTGGACAATCCTACTCTAGTTTTCAATAGTAAAAGTTCTGGGAATCATCTTGGGTCAGTATGTTTTTCTGAACATACTTCTAAGATTCCTCAAGTTGCCGTTTTAGAGCAGGGGGTACTTTCTTTGTCTAATGGTGCCCAGCTTTGGCTAGCTGGTTTCAAGCAGCAAAGAGGAAGCGAATTACTATTATCCGCAGGTACTACTTTTCGGATTATGGACCTTAGGGACACACCTAAAGTTCATATTTCCTCTTCTAGTGTAGATAAAACCGGTTTACATGCTGTGACTATAGAACCTAAAAAAGATGGTTTTGATCCGGAATTACTTTTAGATATTAATACTGTGGAAATAGATCTTTCTTCATTTGTTGGAGATACTGAAAATAAGCAACCTTTGCCTCCTACTATTGTAGTTCCTAAGGGAACAAAAATAGGTTCTGGATCTTTAAATTTGGTTCTTGTTGATACAGGTGGTATAGGGTATGAGAATCATGAATTATTGAACTGTGAGCGTAATATCCCGTTAATATCTTTTCAATCTGTATCCGGTTCTAGTGAGATGCCGATGAATGATCCAGAGTTAGAGAAAATAGACGTACAGGTTTCTGTTCCTCCTATTACTTCGAATACCTATGGTCATTCAGGAGTATGGTCTGAGGCTGAGGTTGTTAATGGTCGACTTGTAATTGGTTGGAAGCCAACGGGTTATCATTTAAATCCAGAGAAAAGTGGCTCTTTGGTATTGAACACTCTATGGGGACAATGTGGGGATTTACGTTCTTTAAAACATCAGCAACTACTACATAATGTTACGGCTCAAAGGATGGAGTTTGATTACTCGACTAATCTTTGGGGGGCTGGAATAGGGTCCTTTATAAATTGTGCCAACATTTGTGATATAGATGGCTTTACTCATCGCTCTGGAGGCTATGCTGTTGGCTTAGACACTCAGTTAATAGAAGATTTTTTAATTGGTGGAAGCTTCTCGCAATTTTTCGGTTATACAGATAGTCAATCCTATACCTCTCGAAGTGACCAAATAGGGTATTTGGGATCCGGATATATCGGGATTCTAGCTGGTCGTTGGTTCTTGAAGGGTAGTTTGATCTATAGCAATGTGCAAAATAATCTCTCGACTAGGTATGAATCTTTAGGCAAATCTTCTGCGTCTTGGGAAAGTCATGGTGTTTTGGCTGATGCTCGTGTCGATTATCGCTATCTTCTTAACCCGCGTAAGTTTGTCTCTTCTATCGTTTCAGCATTTGTCCCGTTTGCTGAGGTGGAATATATATACGTGGATCTTCCAGAGATCAGAGAGGTAGGTAGCGAATCAAGATCTTTCTCTTCTGGTAGACTACAAAATATATCTGTACCTGTGGGAATTACTCTGGAGCATAGTTATGCTCGAGGACAACGTTCTGAAGTGAACAGTTTAAGTTTATCTTATGCTTTAGATGTATACCGTCGACAACCTCCCGTTGTTGTTAGTTTGCCTACAGCATCCTATTCATGGGCTGGTGTTGCTTCAGATGTATCTAGAAAGATATGTCGAGCACAGTTTAGTAATGACACCGAATGGAACTCTTACTTCAGTACGTACTTAGGATTTACATATGAATGGAGAGAACATTCTGTTTCCTATGATGTTAATGGTGGAATACGTTTAATTTTTTAA
- the plsX gene encoding phosphate acyltransferase PlsX, with amino-acid sequence MVVRIGIDLMGGDRSPLVIWEVLMDVLKSRNLHDPSIFTVFASKDVKDQIEKTSYDKQCAEIIVSDEYVTMNDSLLAAVRKRSSSMALGLDYLSQDKIDAFVSTGNTAALITLSRARIPLLPTVSRPALLVRVPTMRGCAVILDVGANVSVRPEEMVGFARMGVAYRQCLGKVDSKLTIGLLNIGSEERKGTEAHRQTFRMLRDLFGSMFVGNIESDDVFSGRIDIVVTDGFTGNIFLKTAEGVFDFLRNILGDKLEIDIKRQLDYTIYPGSMLCGLSKLVIKCHGKACSRSLFSGISGSIDLAQASVCKRILSSLS; translated from the coding sequence ATGGTTGTGCGGATTGGCATAGATCTAATGGGTGGGGATCGATCTCCACTTGTTATTTGGGAAGTGCTGATGGATGTATTGAAGTCACGAAATTTGCACGATCCTTCTATTTTTACAGTCTTTGCCTCTAAAGATGTCAAAGACCAGATAGAAAAGACTTCTTATGATAAACAATGCGCGGAGATTATTGTTTCTGATGAATATGTGACAATGAATGACTCTCTTTTAGCGGCGGTCCGTAAGAGGTCTTCCTCGATGGCTCTTGGTTTGGATTATTTGAGCCAAGATAAAATCGATGCTTTTGTTTCCACAGGAAATACTGCCGCACTGATTACTTTGTCTAGAGCAAGAATTCCTTTATTGCCTACTGTTTCTCGTCCGGCTTTGCTAGTGCGAGTTCCCACTATGCGTGGTTGTGCAGTGATTCTTGATGTAGGGGCTAATGTGTCTGTAAGACCTGAAGAAATGGTGGGTTTTGCTCGCATGGGAGTTGCGTATCGTCAATGTTTGGGCAAAGTCGATAGTAAGCTTACTATTGGTTTATTGAACATCGGGTCCGAAGAACGAAAAGGTACTGAAGCTCATCGGCAGACTTTTCGTATGTTGCGTGATCTATTTGGTTCTATGTTTGTAGGAAATATTGAAAGTGATGATGTTTTTAGTGGGCGTATTGACATCGTGGTGACCGATGGGTTTACAGGTAATATTTTTTTAAAGACCGCTGAGGGTGTATTTGATTTTCTTAGAAATATCCTAGGAGATAAATTAGAAATCGATATTAAGCGTCAACTGGATTATACAATCTATCCAGGATCTATGCTATGCGGTTTGTCTAAACTCGTTATTAAATGTCATGGCAAGGCATGTAGTCGCTCCTTGTTTTCTGGCATTTCTGGTTCTATAGACCTTGCTCAGGCGAGTGTTTGTAAACGTATTTTGTCTAGTCTCTCTTAG
- the rpmF gene encoding 50S ribosomal protein L32, producing the protein MAVPRNRHSNARKNIRRSHDAKKTKSAAVCSNCKGSFMPHTVCAACGFYNGKSVISVEKK; encoded by the coding sequence ATGGCAGTACCACGTAATCGACACAGCAATGCTAGAAAAAATATCCGTAGAAGCCATGACGCTAAAAAAACCAAGAGCGCTGCGGTTTGTTCCAACTGTAAGGGTAGTTTTATGCCTCACACAGTATGTGCTGCTTGCGGTTTTTATAACGGCAAATCTGTTATCAGTGTAGAAAAGAAATAA
- a CDS encoding DUF177 domain-containing protein: MGSADDLKLYLYRLKLPGETEAIDYSISPDLIREDGEQELFSSPISVCGNLERIDSEQWILSLDISTELGLRCSICNIGFLFPVVVRGICRLIHFDEVKSGIFDCRHLIRQELLLESDCFQECDKDGCPERKNIVQYLQDTKNNRGDNPFEHL; encoded by the coding sequence ATGGGAAGTGCGGATGATTTAAAATTATATCTTTATCGTTTGAAGCTTCCTGGAGAAACAGAAGCGATAGATTACTCTATATCCCCAGATTTAATTCGTGAGGATGGAGAACAGGAATTGTTCTCTAGTCCTATCAGTGTTTGTGGAAATCTGGAACGCATTGATAGCGAACAGTGGATTCTGTCTTTAGATATTTCTACTGAGTTAGGTTTGCGATGTTCTATCTGTAACATTGGTTTTTTATTCCCAGTTGTAGTGCGTGGAATTTGTAGGCTAATCCACTTTGACGAAGTGAAATCCGGGATATTTGATTGCAGACACTTAATTCGCCAGGAGTTGCTTTTGGAAAGCGACTGTTTTCAAGAATGCGATAAGGATGGCTGTCCTGAAAGGAAAAATATCGTACAATATTTGCAGGATACAAAAAACAATCGAGGGGATAATCCCTTCGAACATTTATAA
- a CDS encoding Rne/Rng family ribonuclease: protein MENDILLNIESKEIRYAHLKNGHLFDLIIERKKVRQLKGNIYRGRVTNILRNIQSAFINIDERENGFIHISDVLENSKKFEQMFDIDFKGDDSEEKTETQEEAPIEELLKIDSPVLVQVVKEPIGSKGARLTSNISIPGRYLVLLPNSPHRGVSRKIEDAHMREQLKQLIRSFEMPQDMGLICRTASVLASTEALVNEAHDLLLTWKGILEKFHSTDQPCLLYEETDILKKAVITCIDKNYKRLLIDDYSTYQKCKRMLKKYAPESGVKIEYYRDSVPMFERFSIEKEIDKATKRKIWLSSGGYLFFDKTEAMHTIDVNSGRSTQLESGVEETLVQINLEAAEEIARQLRLRNVGGLVIIDFIDMKSRKNQRRVLERLKEHMKYDAARCTILSMSEFGLVEMTRQRNRESLMQTLFTICPYCMGNAIIKTPESVVIEIERDLKKVINHKEHSHLCLVVHPEIAHYMKQEGDDNELIRLAKTLKAKLQISTSDSLHLNHYQFFSLITGESIEL from the coding sequence ATGGAAAACGACATCTTACTAAACATAGAGTCTAAGGAAATTCGCTACGCTCATTTAAAAAATGGTCATCTTTTTGATCTAATTATTGAAAGAAAAAAAGTTCGTCAGCTTAAAGGTAATATCTATCGGGGTCGGGTAACCAATATTTTAAGAAACATCCAATCTGCTTTTATCAATATTGATGAGAGAGAAAACGGATTTATTCATATCTCCGATGTTTTAGAGAATTCGAAAAAATTCGAACAAATGTTCGATATAGACTTCAAGGGAGATGATTCAGAAGAAAAAACTGAAACACAAGAAGAGGCCCCTATTGAAGAACTACTTAAAATAGACAGTCCTGTTTTAGTCCAAGTAGTAAAAGAACCTATTGGCAGCAAAGGTGCTCGCCTTACCTCAAATATTTCTATTCCTGGACGTTACTTAGTCCTTCTTCCCAATTCCCCACATCGTGGTGTTTCTAGGAAAATTGAAGACGCTCATATGCGCGAACAATTAAAACAATTAATTCGTTCTTTCGAAATGCCTCAAGATATGGGCCTAATCTGTCGGACTGCAAGCGTACTAGCTTCAACAGAAGCCCTAGTTAATGAAGCGCACGACCTTCTGCTTACCTGGAAAGGAATTTTAGAAAAATTTCATTCTACTGATCAGCCCTGCCTTCTTTATGAAGAGACGGATATTTTAAAAAAAGCGGTTATCACTTGTATCGATAAAAATTATAAGCGTCTGTTAATTGACGACTATTCGACTTATCAAAAGTGTAAGCGCATGTTAAAAAAATACGCCCCTGAATCTGGGGTAAAAATTGAGTACTATCGTGATTCTGTCCCTATGTTTGAACGATTTAGCATAGAGAAAGAAATTGATAAAGCTACTAAGAGAAAGATTTGGCTTTCAAGTGGAGGGTATTTATTCTTCGACAAAACGGAAGCGATGCATACGATCGACGTCAATTCAGGAAGAAGTACTCAGCTAGAAAGTGGTGTAGAGGAAACTCTAGTACAAATTAATTTAGAAGCAGCGGAAGAAATAGCTAGGCAATTGCGCTTAAGAAACGTTGGTGGCTTAGTAATTATTGATTTTATCGATATGAAATCTCGTAAAAATCAGCGTCGAGTTTTGGAACGCCTAAAAGAACACATGAAGTATGATGCTGCACGCTGTACAATTTTGAGCATGAGTGAGTTTGGATTAGTAGAGATGACTCGACAAAGAAACCGCGAATCTCTAATGCAGACACTATTCACAATATGCCCATATTGCATGGGGAATGCTATTATCAAAACACCTGAAAGTGTAGTTATTGAGATTGAACGTGATCTAAAGAAAGTGATTAATCATAAGGAACATTCTCATTTATGTTTAGTTGTACATCCCGAAATTGCTCACTATATGAAACAAGAAGGTGATGATAACGAGCTGATTCGCTTAGCAAAAACTCTGAAGGCAAAACTACAAATTAGTACTTCAGATTCTCTACATCTAAACCACTATCAATTTTTCTCTTTGATCACAGGTGAAAGTATTGAACTATAG
- a CDS encoding 1-acyl-sn-glycerol-3-phosphate acyltransferase, with product MQFSTYLSQAFDNQSLPESLQQQFQIYHQNYLDAATKKCSLDAAEALCLQWLKVIIEDLKNPFVFPPYHKKIRTPVDLFLFGKEFFSVLVDDDASRVLNLHRLDEIRNYLARGDNVILFANHQTECDPQLMYYLLGKTHADILENLIFVAGDRVTSDPLARPFSMGCDLLCIYSKRHINTPLEQREEKLHHNQKSMKTLRSLLHEGGKFIYVAPAGGRDRKTNNNLLYPADFQADSIEMFRLLAKSSSNPAHFYPLALKTYDVLPPPPSIEDAIGEYRAIFFAPIFFNFGEEVSLDHLCSEEEIAHFDKHKQRAIRAERVFSIVKQLYQELQT from the coding sequence ATGCAATTTTCTACTTACCTATCACAAGCTTTCGATAACCAGTCTCTACCCGAGTCCCTACAGCAACAGTTCCAAATCTATCATCAAAACTACCTTGATGCGGCAACTAAAAAGTGCTCCCTAGATGCAGCAGAAGCGCTTTGTCTACAGTGGCTTAAGGTGATTATTGAAGATTTGAAAAATCCTTTTGTTTTCCCCCCCTATCACAAAAAAATACGCACCCCAGTTGACTTGTTTCTCTTTGGAAAAGAATTTTTTTCCGTTCTTGTAGATGATGATGCTTCTCGCGTCTTAAACCTGCACCGTTTGGATGAGATTCGAAATTACCTGGCTCGCGGGGATAACGTCATTTTGTTTGCTAATCATCAAACAGAATGCGATCCACAACTTATGTACTACTTGCTAGGTAAAACTCATGCCGATATTTTGGAAAATCTGATTTTCGTAGCAGGAGATCGTGTTACTTCAGATCCCCTAGCACGTCCGTTTAGTATGGGTTGTGATCTTCTATGTATTTATTCTAAACGCCATATCAATACTCCTTTAGAACAAAGAGAAGAAAAACTTCATCATAACCAAAAAAGTATGAAAACCTTAAGATCTCTTCTACATGAAGGAGGGAAGTTTATTTATGTAGCACCTGCAGGAGGACGCGATAGAAAAACTAACAATAATTTACTTTATCCGGCAGATTTCCAAGCTGATAGTATTGAAATGTTTCGGTTATTAGCGAAATCATCCAGCAATCCTGCTCATTTCTATCCTTTAGCTCTGAAGACATATGATGTCCTACCCCCACCTCCAAGTATTGAGGATGCAATAGGTGAATATCGTGCGATTTTCTTTGCTCCTATTTTCTTTAATTTCGGTGAAGAAGTTTCTTTGGATCACCTATGTTCAGAAGAAGAAATTGCACATTTTGATAAACACAAGCAACGTGCTATTAGAGCAGAAAGAGTATTTTCAATTGTAAAACAACTATACCAGGAACTACAGACATGA